GCTATTCCACACAAACACACTCCTGACATCCTTTGGGAACATTTTCTGTCTCCCTCAGCATAGCACTGACCAGAGAAAGGGTGCTGCGTTCCCATGATCCTGTAGGTTGGCTTGCCTCCAGGACCTCCCACAGAATTCTAGTGGTTACATGAAGACAGCAGAGGTTTTTGCAGGAGGTTGTTGGGGGTATATCTGGGTAGAGACACGGAAGGAAAAGGGCTGATCACCCTGAGGTAGCTGGGGAAGTTTTGCATCCTGTCCCAGGATTGTTCCCCATATAGGACCCTGTACAATATATCCCAACCTCACATTTTTATGGATGAAGGATCTCACTACATTGTCACCTTATCCCCTGCCAGGATCAACACCGTTCTACCCCAGCAGCTTGCAAGGGCATACGTGGAGGGAAGGACCAACTTGAGACCCAGCCTGAGATGCAAAAATCTTTATTGAGTTTAAAGAGGGAATCAAGGTTGCTACAAGCACAGGCCCTCAGTGCAGGGATCTGGAGGGATAAGCAAGACCCTTCATCCCTTGGCCATGGTGAAGTCCATGCAGGGCACCCATCTGCCTTGCCTTTAGAGTGAAGGCTGACTTGGAGGAGCCTTGCAGCTGAGGGGAGCAGAAGGACACAATGAAACAAGGAGATATGTAGGAAATACATAGGGCATGCTTTCGAAGTGCCTGAGCTGGGCCCTTCCATCCAGCATTTTCAGGAGGAATTAAAGATGGTCAGTTCCTCTCAAAGAAATGACCTGAAGActcttcctttttccagcaCCATGCCTGGAGATCCTGGGGCACTTCCCAAGACCTATACATGCCCCGCACCATTAGCAGGGGAGGCCCCTCCTTCCACCGTAGCGCCTGGTGATGCAGGAGAGGTCAAAGCCCCCAGAGTTGATGGGCACTCCGTCACAGCTGAGGATgttgccaacagcagcagaggtggaggatccCACCACGGTATtctgtgggaaggagctgaggatggggccgggcagggtcaccagcacagcaggcgGCTCAATGACAACGGTGGagtcctggcactgcctgacacaGGGCTCattgcagctgttggccagcggggtggggccgcagggctggcagggacggCACTGGGTGTTGCAGGACATGTCTTGGGGCTGTAGGTGCACCTGgctgagagagaagagaggaaacagAGCACAAGGCTGGGTAGGtgggtgaggagcagcctggTTACCCCGTCACAAAAGAACCAAGGCTATCATGAGTGGGAAGCTGGAGACTGAGCCAGGAGCCCTACAAAGAGCAGCCTGACTCAGGAAGTTCTCTCCCCGGGCACAAAGCAAAAGGCACCACAGTCACCAGCCTCTCTCTATGCCAGCCTCCTCCCCGCTTTCTTCTCTTGTGACCAGATGCTCCAATCCCCAAATATGAGAAAGCCAACATCAGTTGAGATGTCCACCAAGTGGAGATCTCTctttggaagagaaagagaaagggctTCAGACTCACCTGGTTCCCAAGTTGAAGGAAGCAAGAGAAGTGGATGAGAGAGCAGAGACTTTGGGCTGCCTTTTATACCTGCCTTTCACTGCCGCAGGACCAGGGGCAGCCTTTGCAGAGGTAACAATTTCCCAGCAAGCTCATCTTGAATGCAAACCAGCACACCTAATGATATGGGCTGTGCTTTCATTTCCTGCACTGCTGTCTTTTCATTTCCAGGTTTGTTCCATGCCCGTTCCCCAATGAAGGCTTCTTCTGATCCCTGGGATTAAAGGCCCCAGGATTTCTAAGGCAGGaatgcagcagtgcaggcagaAGATTCAGATTATGTACTGCATGGGACCAGACCAGGCAAGGGACATTACAGTCTGTATAACTCTGGTGGGGCTGTTTGAGTTCCAGCAATCCTCAGCTGGCTGTCCAAGGACTCTGTGCATGAGGATATGTCCtatccttctccttccctccctatAGTCACTTCTTACCTCCCCATGTCCATTGACTCTGTGACTGCTTTTTGCCCCAACCTACCTAACTCTGCTATCCGGAGAACATTCTAGCTTGTTTTAACTCATCCCCTCTTTTGTAACACATAAAATGTCATGGGCTTGTCCTTCCTCATAATGCTCCAACCCTGTTGCAGTTGTCCACAAGTGTCCTCAACAGAGTCCACAATGTGTTGTGCTCCTACAACCTCGACTTCTACAGGATAGGGGTGGGCCTATGTAATCCTCATGAAGCTCTAGAATGCCAAGTGTGAGGTCCTGAATTTGGGTTGGGGCATTCCTAAGGATGGACACAGACTGGGTAAGGAGTAAACTGAGAGCAGCCCAGCCAAGAAGGACTTGGGTGTCCTGgtgaatgagaggctggacatgacctgCAGTGTTCACATGCAGCCCTGGAATTGTATCCCAGAATTGTATGGAATCAAAAGAAGAGTGACTACCAGGTATAGAGAAGCGGTTCTCCCCCAATACTCTGCCCTTGTGAGACCccagctggagtgctgtgtccagttctggggcCCCCAATGGGAACGTGCTGAAGCAGGTCCAGAAGAGGCCAtgaagatgctcagagggctgcagcccttctgcagggctggaagagaTGAATGTGTTTAATCTGAAGATGATTCTAGGATACCTTACATCACATTCCAGTGCCCAAAGAGGATCCAAGAGTGATGAAGAGGGACTTTTTTACAagagagacaggacaagggtgaatggcttcccactgaaACAGGATAGATTCATACTTATTActaagaaaaaattcttccctctgagggtggtgaggctcttggacaggttgtccagagaagctctgtctgcctcatccctggaagtggatgctgtgctgctgtgaagcACATACTCATGTTACTTTCACAGTTGCTTTTAGATCCAGGGATTTTGATGATGAAAATGGTCTAAGAAACCTGACTTGGGGCAGATCTATTGGAGACTATACCATAAACAAGCCAAACCATCCTTGTCCATGTTCTCTGCTTAAAATAACACTGGGATTCTCAGAGCAAGTAGCCTACTGGCTCTTCTTTTGGTTTCACCTCCACGGGCCTCTACTGATGGCCACAGCTGGAGAATGAGGCCTTTGGTAGAAGGCACAATTGCTCTAATGGTTTTGCCACTGTGGCCACAGAACCCCAAGATGGGAAGGGCTCTTCCTGACCCTGCATCAACAAGTGGAAAACAGCCATCAGCCAGACTCTGGACAAGATTCTTCCTGTACTTGTCCACTGCCAGAGAGTGGTCGCACTCTTTTTCATGTCCCTCCTTTTCAGGGAAATCACCAGTGCTTGAGGGAGCTCCCATGTTCTCTACTCTATGGCGGTTTCTCTGTCCAATTGCTGGTAACACCTTAATGATCTCTTTTTGTCCTGTGAGCTAAAGGAAGGGTTCTGGGGACCTATTTTCAGGCAACCCCACTACAGCATTTCTTATGGAAACTCAGCTCAAGGGTGATGATCTCACCCTTTGAATTGGAATCTGTTGCTCATGATGTATCATCCCCTTCACCTGAGAATTCTCAGGGTACTCattgttttttctgctgctgttccaggaTAGCCTTCCTCTCCCAGGTGACACGGGACTGCTCTGACAGCCCTGTGTAAGGCTTTGCATGCCCCTGTTTATCTCAGAGGGCTCTATCCCATGTTGATGAGGAACTCACAGCAGGTCTCAGAGTCCTGCACTCTGCTGTTTCTTGGATTTCTTGGAcattttcagttctgctttttgttgcttTCAAGGACTGCAGAGAGCTTCAACACTCCAAATATAGAGTTCTCTCCAAAATGCATCATTCCAACGAAGAAATGACAAGCAGTGATGTCTGCCTGAGGATAAATCCAGTCTCAGACTCTTTCTTCTGTCCCAGGCATTTTCCCAAATGCCACTGAAAAAGAGCACAGCTGACAAAAAGTTGGGAATCAGCCTGTGCTTTGGGCAATGGTGCCTGGGCCTGAAGTGCCAAGCACCCAGGTGGATGCAGGAGGTCTGTGAATCTCCTCCAGAAGTGCCATTGCTTCTAGAAGAGAGAAGCAGATGTTCAGCTCAGACCCAGTCATCTCCCTTGGAGACCTCTACACTCTCTACACAGGTGAAATTAATCCCACACTTTCCATGAAAGGTGTGTCTACCATGTTGATGCCTCCTCATTATGAAGTGGTTACGTGGACTATCTTCACTGTCAGtgtgcaaaaagaaaagctttgagAACATGATTAATctgttctgaaatgaaaattgggAGGGGAAAAGCAAGTGCTGTTTGGAAGTGCTAATATTCTCCCAATGAGTGTAAAGAGAGACTTGCTTCTCAGCCAGCCTTCCACAGCTCTGCACTTTGAATGCTTTGCCAATCACATTAAAGTTTTTCCACAACAAAGCCCCAAATGGGTGGAACAATGTAGTGCTAAAAATGATGTGGGGTTTTAGATGTGGAAATGCCCTGACACATCTAGTATGAAGCACAACATTTagcataattttaattaaaaataaaagagtaaaTTCACATActaaggagaggaaagaagaggaattaTGCAAATTTTGTTTGCAATCTTATGCTAGGAATAATGGCTATAGGTAAAGATATCAGACACTGCCAAATTTTATCTTGAATCAGAGTATAAATTGATGAAATAGCCACAAGAATGTGGCATAGATACATCACAAAACATCAGACTAAAGGGAGAAGCATGTCTACGTCCTAAAGCAGAGTTTCCTAAAGTTGCTGGGATTTCTTCAGGAGATTCAGACAAACCCTGACAAAATGAAGCACTTGGCAAACTGGGGTAGAAACCTGTGGGAGTACCACTCCTCCAGCTCTGTTACAGAACCATTCATGGATGGGGTTTGTGACCCTTTCCAAGCACAGCACTTTAAAGGACTGAGAGGCATTCTGAATTCACTGGGAATGAACAGAGGGTGGTGAGAGCAGCAGAACTGAGGCTCAGCCCAGCCACAGATGGCTGTAAGGTGATATGAGCTCACTGGGGCATTGGTGGCTTCTCACTGCCTGGGATGCCCACACAGACCTACGCTTCGGTGGGGATTTCAGCAGGGCAGAAGTCATGGGAGGGTGGGGATGAATCTATTTGTTCAGTTGATGCCCTGTGAAAAGTCACTTCACTTTTTCCGGAAAGCCCGTCCCAGAGCGAGCTTCACCTCCTTATTTCTGAGTGTGTAAATGAAGGGGTTCAACAAAGGTGTTACCATTGTGTTAAAGGTATTCACAATTTTGTTCAGATCCAGGGAGTTCTGGGCTGATGGCTTGACATACAGGAACATGGTGGAGCCATACCAGATCGTGACAACACTGAGATGGGCAGAGCATGTGGAAAAGGCCTTTTTTCGGCCATGGGCTGACTGGATCCGCAGGATGGAAGAGATGATGTACATGTAGGACACCAGGGTGACCACACAGGAGGCCACAACAACAATTATGGAAACGAGGAAGGTTGCCAGCTCCACAGGCCATGTATCACTGCAGGAGAGGGCAAGGCAGGAATCTATATCACATAGAAAATGATTGATGACATCTGGCCCACAGAAAGTCAGCCTAGATGTCAGAAAGGCCAGCAGGGAAATGGCCAAAAAgcctcccagccaggagctgagtgCCAGCCGAACAGAGAGGACACTGTTCATGAGGGAGCTGTACCTCAGGGGGTAGCATATGGCTAAGTAGCGGTCATAAGCCATGACAGACAGGAGAAAACACTCAGTGGAGCctagagagagaagaaagaacaaCTGGAGGATGCAGACACTGAAGGAGATGGTCTGGCTAGTCCCCAGCATGACTCCTATGGCTTTGGGAACAACACCTGTAGTGTACCAGATCTCCAGAAAGGAGAGATTACAGAGGAAAAAGTACATTGGGGTATGCAGGTTGCTGCTTCTCCACACAAGGGCTATGATGGATGCATTGCCTATTACTGTCAGGGTGTACATCAGTGTAAATATCACTACAAAGGAGACCCGGAATTGCCAAGTGCCCGGGAAGCCAAGAAGGATGAATTCTTCCACTCTTGTCCCATTTGCCGTGTCCTTCCAAGTGTTGAGGTCCGtctgtgaagaaagaaaagtttcgGTGAAAATTTCCATACTGTTTCTGGTCCTTCAGATGCtaccaaaaaccaacaacaacaacaaacaaacaaaacccacacaccaCACCATCCCCCAAAATACAACTGATGTACAGCATGGGAAAATGGTATTTATCCTATACTAAAATTGTCAGAGAACTCCTCCCCTGATGAAACATGTTTGGACAACTAGATCTAACCCTGAAAATCAGGTGTACCCCAACAAACGAACACTTGGAGAAGTATTTATCAGATTGTGCACCTCCTTTACAGCATGGGGAATGTGGTCACTTCTGTGAGATGAAAATCCCACTTAGGAAACTATGGAAAACAGGCTGAAGCACTCTAGCTATGGGAAAAGCTGTTACAGGTAGGAAGGGAATAGCATAACCTGTAGTCTCCAAGGCAGACTATATAAGGTGTGATGCTAGCACACACAACTGAGGAATACAAATACTGTCATGATAATGTGATGCTGCAAGAGATTTTTCCGCTTCTTCTATGCCAGTTTATTACAAGGGATTGAGACTGAGCTGTAACCACACAGGGCAGCAGGCTAGTATGACAGTAACTACTCAAGGTCTCCTATGCATGCTTTCTTCCAAGCCTCAGAACAGGACATTTTTGCAAATACCTCCATTTCCTTCACTGATGTCTGCTTCTCACCTAGCTGCTAGGGGTACTATTCATCTCTTTGCAAATTTGCCATCTCAGAGTCAGAGGAAGGATTTCTGCTGACCAAGGTGAAATATCTAGGGAGAAATATTCCTATCCAGCTCCTCAGCTTACCCCATTTCTTTCTTCacagacagagaaaaagcaTAAGGGAGACATGGCTCATTTTGTCTTCTAAACATGGCTAAAAGCCCTCTAGAAGTGCCAGGTTGTATCTGAGGTCTAAGGCAGGGGTCCAGTAAGCACCTGGATGTTAAACATCTCAGCTTGAGCAGAGATATTCAGCCTCAGCAACTGAAGGCAAAATCCTCCGAGTTGAATCCCATTAAAGGGATTCAGCTGAATCTCATTAAAGGGATTCAGCTCTGCTGAACTGTTCCTGAAGACAAGGGAGGACTGTTGATCAGTTCTCTAGAGAGAACATATCTTCAGGTGGGTGTGGAAGACAGATGGACTAAATCACTATCAGTATaatctctttctctcctctcttaCTCAGCAATATATACCAGAAATCTCATGTACTTAAAGAGTAAAGAAATCTCCCTTAAATCAGCTCTCCTAAAACATGCAAGTCATTGGAAGTCTGTGCTATATGTCTTGGTCAGGTTTCACTCACCAGATTTGCAGGTGGAAATGATccaaatgacattttttcatGCACCATCCTCCCAAGGTAGCCATGGTTCCCTTGGCTAATGGAGAGCATTGGAAAGAGGTAGATTTATTGGGGAGAACTCTGGATTCAGGTGAAGGTGTGTGGATGAGCAGGTCTCCCCTTGCTGACTCACTTCAAACTGATGGCAACAGCCTGACCTGGTTTCCTCTCCATCCAGTAGGATCTGACAGCTTCCAATCCTgatcttttccctctcacaGCCAACACTGTAATTCCACTAAAAGGAGCtttgtgtgcacacacacaaagtgCAAACTCTCTTCAGTTAAGCTTCATATAGTGAGATCATACACCAGAGAGTCGCCAGCATCATTAGCATAAGAACATCCCCACACCCACCTCATTAACACACTGAAGCTCCAGCTGGCCACACCTAAGagactgttttctgttttccctctggTGTGCCCCAGGGAATTTTACCTCTGGGAAGACTTATGGGCTTGTCAGAGATGAATAGTACTCTCTCTTCACAGAGGCCAATTAAAGAACAGCAATGCAATTCCCTAGGTGGTTGCTAGGCTGGGTATTTGCCTCCTACCTGCAGCTGTGGTATGAGAATCTTGTCAGGAACTCAGCTGACATGGAGATGTCTGAAATAGTCATGTTCCAAGAGACTGGAAGTGTCAAATATTTGGTGCTGGATATTACAGTGGCTGTGAAACCTCCAGGGTGGGAAGTAACCAAAGGCAGCTATGGGCACATGAATACAGAGACTGTAAGGGATTCGCCTACCCCATTTCAGAGCCTCTAAATGCAGTTAAGTCCTCTGTCTTCAGCTTAACTGAGGTGAAGAACTAAGTAGAGATCTAAGTTCAAAATCAGACAAGAGATTATTACAGGGAAATTGATTTCCCCTGACTCCAGAAAGGTGTCTTCTATTGAGGTACTCATCTTTGCTCCATTCATCATCAGCTGAGAGAAACAGGCACTCTCAAGCCTTAGTTCAACCCTTACAAAAAATGATCTTTTAAAGATCAGGCAATGCAGGCCTTACAGACACCTACTTCTGCTGACATTCAAGAAAAACTAGACAGCTGGCTTAGaccacacatacacaaaaaacccacacacttCTCGTCCTCTAGACATCTTGAGTTAGATTCACCTCCAGAGAGAGTCTGTCTGCACTGTCCAGGACCACAGTACAGGTGTTGGACTTGACAGAGACATTTCCTGCAAGTCCTGTGTCCCAGGCTTCAGTGTGGTTGAGAGAACCACAGCGGTGGTTGATGTGGTGGCAATGCAGCTAATGGGGGGAAAGTTCTCATCTTGAGCCTATCTGCTGACCATGAAGCCAACTCCTCACTGTCTGTCTGTCCTATCCATGGAAATGAATGTGGTATTTAGCCATGGGATGGAGCGGTTGGAGCCCGTAGGTTCACTTGTGGTCACTTAATGAAGCAAGCCGTGCACACATGACCAGGTATGCAGGCCCTGCTGTAAGCTTGTCCTAGCTGGGAGTCCAGAGGCCACCACTGGTCAGCTGCAGGATTTGTGTCTCCAGGAAGATGATTCGTGCCATTTCCTGTGCACAGCTGCTTTGGGATGGGGTAAGTGCCCCGGGTGACCTGATGTCCCATCACTGACTGTGGGAAGAGTCTACGGAATCTGTTAGTTCTGGTGCTGAAGATGGGTTGTACTCCCCATCTGCAGGACATGCTCTGAGACCAAGGAGTCCTATCTGAGCAGAAATGTTGGAAGGCTGAGCCTGAACCCAGTTGTCTGTGGAAAAGTCAGGGATGTCTTCCTCAGCTCCAAGGGACAGTGCCCGAAAGGACCCTACTTATGTGTTTCCcatcctccccttcctctgGGAATAATCAATGGTCCACTTGTGTCCCCACCTTTTCCTCCACCACCCATAGCAATGTCTTTTGGTCACAGCAACTTGAGACAAGGACACCAAAAAAGGATTACATGGAGGCTGAGGGTGAAATGCAGAAAGCTTTATTGTCATTGAAGTGGGAAATGAGCTCCCTTATAGAggatggtggtgatggtgggACACCACATGCAGATGCAGAAAGTCTGTGCCCCCTCTGGCACAGACACTGGAGAGCAGCCGGAGAGCCAATGGGGCAGCCATCTGCCTGCCTCACAATGGGCAGGGGTTAGCAGATCCCCCAGAGATACTCTGAAAGTCTTACAGTCCAGAAGTATGGAAGACAAGAGAGAGGTGGGAGAGAGAgtaaggcagagaaaaaaaacactggCCATGGTTTCAGAGAGCCCCACCTGCCCTCCTTCGGAAGGGCAGCACTGAATGCTCAGCACCTCTGAATTCAATGGCCAGGAGCTCTGTCCTCAGTCCAGCATCAGCTTCTGGGTTCCTGGGGATCCTTGTGAGGGCTGCACCAGTGGCTTTAGCAGGGACGATATCTGCTGCCACCATAGCGGCTGGTGATGCAGGAGAGGTCAAAGCCCCCAGAGTTGATGGGCACTCCGTCACAGCTGAGGATgttgccaacagcagcagaggtggaggatccCACCACGGTGTtctgtgggaaggagctgaggatggggccaggcagggtcaccagcacGGGCGAGGGCTGGATGGCCACGGTGGagtcctggcactgcctgacacaGGGCTCattgcagctgttggccagcggggtggggccacagggctggcagggacggCACTGGGTGTAGCAGGACATGTCTTGGGGCTGGAGATGCACctgagagagagggaagggaaggaagcagagcaCAGGCACATGTGAGGAGCCATCAGCCATGAGTCCATCATCCCACAGCAAGAATTGCAATGGTACCTGCTTAAGCCAGAAGGGAGAAACTGAGCAGTGAGAGAAAGGGGTTTTCAGCCTCATCCTGACACAGTACAGCAAGAAGTTACCTTATTTCTTCAATaaacagctccctcagccaaaTCCTTGACACTGTCTAAGTCAGACCTTAGTTCTTCTCTGacccctcagcagcagcactaaGACCTCTCACAGGCTATAAGAACAGACATCTTCCTCACCAGAAAAGGACAGAAGAAAGCGGTTCAGACTCACCTGGGTCCCGAGGagaaggaggcaggagaagtggATGAGAGAACATGAAGCTGGGCTGGCTTTTATGGTTGCTCTAAGTTGCCCCAGGCCCAGAGGTGGCTTCTATGAAAGTGGTAGTTTCCTAAGGTGCTCATTATGTATGGAAAACATCCCAGCTAATGACATGGGCTGGGTGCTTGTTTTCCGTGTTCCCACCTTTTCATTTCCTGGCTTATGTCATAGACATTTCTCCATGGAAGCTTCTTCTGTGTGCTGAGATTGAGTTGCCTCAGGATTTCCAGGGCAGGAATGTGTCAGTGTCTGCTGAATCCTCTGCTCAAGTGCTGGATGGGTGCAGTGCAGGGAGGTGAGGTTGGTCTGGAGCTCACTGGTGGTGTTGCCTTTGGCCTTGTTGATAGGAAGGGGCCCAGCTGGTCCCAGCACTTCAACCTTTGATTGGGCACCCAAGGATATGCTATGATACCATTGCAAAATTATATGCTGTGTCTCTTTCCTCCATGCCTCCCAACTTGCTACAGTCTTTGTGTTCAGAATCTTGGACATTTGGGCTGCAATGTTGGGTTTAATTTTCTTGCTCCTAAAGTTCTCCTTATGTCCTTCCAATAGCTCCAAGGAGGAACAATTTTCAAGTCATCTGGGTAATATGAGTCAGTGCTCGGTCACCATCAACAATAAGAAGCTCTTCCTTATGTTTCATGCAGAGCTTCCAATGTTCCAGCCTGTGCTTGTTGTCTGTGGTCCCATCCCTGGGCAACTCAGAGAAGTGTCTGTCTCTGTTTGCTTTGTACCCTCTGGATTTGGGTTGCGTGGCAAGGTTTGGGTtgcatggcaaggttttggttGTGGGGCAGCCGATACCAGATGGCTTTAAGACTGATCCACCACTGaccaaggctgagcccatcagtgaTGGTGGAAGCACCTCTGGGATAACATGTTTAGGAAGGGAGAAAACATCTacaagagaggagagagaagatgAGAGAGAAACAACATTGCAGACACCAGTTTCAGTGAAGAGGGGAGGTAGGGGCTCCAGGTGACCCCATAAAAGCTCATGATGGATCAGGCTTCTGTCAGGACCTGTGGCCATGTGAGTGACAGACCCATGCTAGCACAGGTTTGCAGGAGGTCTTGTAGAACTGTAGCCCACGTGAAGAACTCACATTGGAAAAGTTTATGGGGTACTGTCTCTCATGAGAGGAACCCCATGCTTACATAGTGAAAGAGTGTGAGAGTTCCTTCTCCTAAGGACAAAAGAGCCACAGACACGTGTTGAACTGTGCTTTTCAGTCTTGTGGCCCATCAAGCCTGAGAACACTAGGAGACTCAAAGGTTACTATGGAAGCCGTGATGATTATCACATCTTCTGTCACGGGACAACAACCAAGTTTTCTGGGAGCAACTGAAAGTGACTGATGAGGGCTGAGAAGTATCACATTAGCacctaataaaagaaaaatccctaaaTGCACAGTGGCAGACCCTGTAATGTGTACTGGTGAGACTAAaatattcatagaatcatgaaGTCATAGGTGGGTTTAGGTtagaagggacatttaaaaggTCATCCAATCCCTTCAACTATAAGGTGTGTGGAGGGGGTAAGGaagttgtattttaaaaagcttaaaactttttttatttttaatgtgcaaTTACAAAACACATTGGAGTGGCATGAAGCAGCCTGACCTGATCTGAGCGGAAATACCACACACAAACTTCCAGTTGGGtataagttttatttaaagaacACATTAGGGAAAATTGCCGCAAGAGATGCTGGCCTGAATCTTCTGAAACATATTTTTAGTAGCTGTGGTCATGGGAAAGATCCatcttcatatttttcaaaaagcatCAGCATCCAATAATTTTTCATCTGGATTACAAGAATGAAGTTTGCAAATCtgttcacaaaaaaacccctttttgcTGTGGCTCTGGGAAAAGACACAATGGTACCCACAGACCATGGAGGAGGGATGCCACAGTACTTTCTCTGGGAACCAATATCCAAAGAAATGTGCTTAAAAACGCCATGGCTCTTTCAGGAAAAGGAACATGGTTCAGAGGGAAGCCATAGGAGTCAAAACCTTGTAGAGTTCAGATGTGCCAGGAAAAGTGCTGGCTGGTGCTCTCCAGGCTGTGGATGTGTATTCATCACCAGTCCTGAGGAAACATGGGCCTTAGGAAGCCAGTTGTTGAGGGAAGTTCTTAGAAATATGTTCTTGGTGTAGGACTCTACTGAGAAAATGCAAGAGGTCTTGTCCATCTCAGACCTCTGTCTTAGGAGAAAATTCTGCCCCTAAAGTATCTCTTGATTACTGCCCTAATCTGTTCTACAGATGTGCAGGAGGTCCCAGGAgggccagagctgggcaggagtgCCAGGGccagagctggtgctgtggCTCAGGGCAAGGCCAGACTCAAGAGAGGCCCAGGTACAGGATCCATCCTGTGACTGCCAGGGGTGGTGAAGGGGCCTGGCCACGTCAGGAGAACAAGAGTAGCTCAGGACAGATGCAGGCACTgaaagggcagagctgggacaggccTGCCCTAGGCCTGGGCTGTCATAGACCTCCTGGCAGGGACCAAGCTGGAGCTGAGCCCATGGCTGAATTGGGCCTAGGTAGCCTTGGTCCTGGtgctc
This sequence is a window from Hirundo rustica isolate bHirRus1 chromosome 27, bHirRus1.pri.v3, whole genome shotgun sequence. Protein-coding genes within it:
- the LOC120763812 gene encoding feather keratin Cos1-1/Cos1-3/Cos2-1-like, with the translated sequence MSCNTQCRPCQPCGPTPLANSCNEPCVRQCQDSTVVIEPPAVLVTLPGPILSSFPQNTVVGSSTSAAVGNILSCDGVPINSGGFDLSCITRRYGGRRGLPC
- the LOC120763810 gene encoding olfactory receptor 6F1 isoform X1, with amino-acid sequence MERKPGQAVAISLNQGNHGYLGRMVHEKMSFGSFPPANLTDLNTWKDTANGTRVEEFILLGFPGTWQFRVSFVVIFTLMYTLTVIGNASIIALVWRSSNLHTPMYFFLCNLSFLEIWYTTGVVPKAIGVMLGTSQTISFSVCILQLFFLLSLGSTECFLLSVMAYDRYLAICYPLRYSSLMNSVLSVRLALSSWLGGFLAISLLAFLTSRLTFCGPDVINHFLCDIDSCLALSCSDTWPVELATFLVSIIVVVASCVVTLVSYMYIISSILRIQSAHGRKKAFSTCSAHLSVVTIWYGSTMFLYVKPSAQNSLDLNKIVNTFNTMVTPLLNPFIYTLRNKEVKLALGRAFRKK
- the LOC120763810 gene encoding olfactory receptor 6F1 isoform X2, whose amino-acid sequence is MVHEKMSFGSFPPANLTDLNTWKDTANGTRVEEFILLGFPGTWQFRVSFVVIFTLMYTLTVIGNASIIALVWRSSNLHTPMYFFLCNLSFLEIWYTTGVVPKAIGVMLGTSQTISFSVCILQLFFLLSLGSTECFLLSVMAYDRYLAICYPLRYSSLMNSVLSVRLALSSWLGGFLAISLLAFLTSRLTFCGPDVINHFLCDIDSCLALSCSDTWPVELATFLVSIIVVVASCVVTLVSYMYIISSILRIQSAHGRKKAFSTCSAHLSVVTIWYGSTMFLYVKPSAQNSLDLNKIVNTFNTMVTPLLNPFIYTLRNKEVKLALGRAFRKK
- the LOC120763810 gene encoding olfactory receptor 6F1 isoform X3 — encoded protein: MSPLCFFSVCEERNGTDLNTWKDTANGTRVEEFILLGFPGTWQFRVSFVVIFTLMYTLTVIGNASIIALVWRSSNLHTPMYFFLCNLSFLEIWYTTGVVPKAIGVMLGTSQTISFSVCILQLFFLLSLGSTECFLLSVMAYDRYLAICYPLRYSSLMNSVLSVRLALSSWLGGFLAISLLAFLTSRLTFCGPDVINHFLCDIDSCLALSCSDTWPVELATFLVSIIVVVASCVVTLVSYMYIISSILRIQSAHGRKKAFSTCSAHLSVVTIWYGSTMFLYVKPSAQNSLDLNKIVNTFNTMVTPLLNPFIYTLRNKEVKLALGRAFRKK
- the LOC120763740 gene encoding LOW QUALITY PROTEIN: feather keratin Cos1-2-like (The sequence of the model RefSeq protein was modified relative to this genomic sequence to represent the inferred CDS: deleted 2 bases in 1 codon), coding for MSTLGNYHFHKPPLGLGQLRATIKASPASCSLIHFSCLLLLGTQVHLQPQDMSCYTQCRPCQPCGPTPLANSCNEPCVRQCQDSTVAIQPSPVLVTLPGPILSSFPQNTVVGSSTSAAVGNILSCDGVPINSGGFDLSCITSRYGGSRYRPC